The proteins below come from a single Methanococcoides sp. AM1 genomic window:
- the oadA gene encoding sodium-extruding oxaloacetate decarboxylase subunit alpha yields the protein MSVKITETILRDAHQSLLATRMRTRNMLPIVEKLDEVGYYSLEMWGGATFDTCIRYLNEDPWERLRELKKQMVNTPAQMLLRGQNLVGYRHYSDDVVEKFVTKAHENGIDIFRIFDAVNDIRNMEKSITVAKNVGANVQGTISYTISPVHTVEKYVEFAKELADLDCDSICIKDMAGLLAPHEAYELITSLKKEVGLPVALHCHCTSGMASMSYMAACDAGVDVLDTALSPLAGGTSQPPTESVVAALARTKYDTGLDLELLTESSRYFKKIKEEYRGILDPISEQIDANVLLYQIPGGMLSNLVSQLKEQNALDKYDAVLEEMPRVREELGYPPLVTPTSQIVGTQAVLNVLMGERYKVIPKEVKDYVRGLYGRSPAPISPEMISKIIGDEEPITCRPADLLEPEYESLKKEAEEQGLVKKEEDVLTYILYPAIAPKFLLGEAEEEELLPVDAVQAAPKVDMAIPTDYRVEIDGEVFDVKVEPTGGSVQVVESSKTTVECEGAVTSHMQGMILSINVNVGDTVEEGDKICVIEAMKMENAIHAPASGVVKEIFVSEGDPVGTGEVLMAIN from the coding sequence ATGTCAGTAAAAATCACGGAAACAATTCTTCGAGACGCACACCAGTCTCTTCTTGCGACCCGTATGCGAACCCGTAACATGTTACCGATCGTTGAAAAATTGGACGAGGTCGGATATTACTCTCTTGAGATGTGGGGAGGTGCTACATTTGATACATGTATAAGGTACTTGAATGAGGATCCGTGGGAGCGCCTGAGGGAACTTAAAAAGCAAATGGTGAACACTCCGGCACAGATGTTACTTCGTGGTCAGAATCTTGTGGGATACCGTCATTATTCAGATGATGTTGTGGAGAAGTTCGTAACCAAGGCTCATGAGAATGGTATCGACATCTTCAGGATATTCGATGCTGTCAACGACATCCGAAATATGGAAAAGTCAATTACGGTCGCAAAGAACGTTGGTGCTAATGTTCAGGGTACGATCAGCTATACCATCAGTCCGGTTCACACAGTGGAAAAATATGTTGAGTTTGCAAAAGAGCTTGCGGATCTGGATTGTGATTCTATCTGCATCAAGGATATGGCAGGGCTGCTTGCACCTCATGAGGCGTATGAACTGATAACCTCGCTCAAGAAAGAGGTCGGACTTCCTGTTGCACTTCACTGCCACTGCACATCAGGCATGGCGTCAATGAGCTATATGGCAGCATGTGATGCTGGTGTTGATGTTCTTGACACGGCATTGTCTCCTCTGGCAGGCGGGACTTCCCAGCCTCCGACAGAGTCAGTTGTTGCAGCGCTTGCAAGGACAAAATATGATACTGGTCTGGATCTGGAACTTCTGACCGAGTCTTCAAGATACTTTAAGAAGATCAAAGAAGAATACAGGGGTATACTTGATCCGATATCAGAACAGATAGATGCGAACGTCCTGCTTTATCAGATCCCTGGCGGTATGCTTTCCAATCTTGTTTCACAGCTTAAGGAGCAGAATGCCCTTGACAAATATGATGCTGTGCTGGAAGAAATGCCACGGGTACGTGAAGAACTTGGATATCCGCCACTTGTTACTCCAACCAGCCAGATTGTGGGTACTCAAGCTGTATTGAATGTTCTTATGGGTGAGCGCTATAAGGTCATTCCTAAGGAGGTGAAGGACTATGTGCGTGGTCTCTACGGAAGGTCACCTGCACCTATCAGCCCGGAAATGATCTCAAAGATAATTGGTGATGAAGAACCTATAACCTGCCGTCCGGCAGATCTTCTGGAACCTGAATATGAGTCTCTTAAGAAAGAGGCAGAAGAACAGGGTCTTGTAAAGAAGGAAGAGGATGTTCTTACCTATATCCTGTACCCTGCTATCGCACCAAAATTCCTGCTCGGTGAGGCTGAGGAGGAGGAGCTGCTTCCTGTAGATGCTGTGCAGGCTGCTCCAAAGGTCGACATGGCTATTCCAACCGATTACCGTGTTGAGATCGATGGTGAGGTATTTGATGTCAAAGTAGAACCTACAGGAGGTTCTGTCCAGGTCGTGGAGAGCTCAAAAACGACGGTTGAATGTGAAGGCGCCGTTACAAGCCACATGCAGGGAATGATCCTTTCGATCAATGTCAATGTTGGCGACACCGTTGAAGAAGGAGATAAGATCTGTGTTATTGAAGCCATGAAGATGGAGAATGCGATCCATGCTCCGGCCAGTGGTGTGGTAAAGGAGATCTTTGTCTCTGAAGGCGATCCCGTTGGTACGGGAGAAGTATTGATGGCAATCAACTAA